In a single window of the Cydia amplana chromosome 4, ilCydAmpl1.1, whole genome shotgun sequence genome:
- the LOC134647402 gene encoding deoxynucleoside kinase-like isoform X1 — MLRRYIRLLSYKAPVQRRYYKMSTANTKPFTVLVEGNIGSGKTTFLEHFRQFEDITLLTEPVEEWRNLRGWNLLDLMYKDPTKWAMTFQAYVSLTMLDMHRRPTATPVKLMERSLYSARYCFVEHMHRSGILHPAQFSVLDEWFRFIHTEIPIQADLIVYLKTNPVIAHERIKQRARSEEQCVPLSYLEELHTLHEDWLVNRTHAECPAPVLVIDADLDLSQITEEYKRSEHQILRKAVDVVMRSPNKLSPKKPITSSPIKIVPQIRL; from the exons ATGTTAAGGCGGTATATTCGTTTGTTATCATATAAAG CTCCAGTTCAAAGACGCTATTACAAAATGAGTACTGCCAATACAAAACCCTTCACGGTGTTAGTGGAAGGTAATATTGGTAGTGGCAAAACGACATTTCTGGAACATTTTCGCCAGTTTGAAGATATAACGCTTTTGACCGAGCCAGTGGAGGAATGGCGCAATCTTCGAGGATGGAACCTATTG GATCTGATGTACAAAGACCCCACAAAATGGGCAATGACTTTCCAAGCCTATGTGTCCCTAACCATGTTGGACATGCACCGGAGGCCTACAGCGACCCCAGTGAAGCTCATGGAGCGGTCACTGTACAGTGCAAGGTACTGCTTTGTTGAGCACATGCACAGAAGTGGCATTCTGCACCCGGCACAGTTCTCCGTGCTGGATGAGTGGTTCAGGTTTATTCATACGGAGATCCCTATTCAAGCTGATCTAATCG TCTACCTCAAAACAAACCCAGTGATTGCCCACGAGAGGATAAAGCAGCGAGCTCGCTCCGAGGAGCAGTGTGTCCCGCTGTCATATCTAGAAGAGCTCCACACCCTGCATGAAGACTGGCTCGTCAACAGGACTCATGCTGAGTGCCCTGCCCCT GTCCTGGTAATAGATGCAGACTTAGACTTATCTCAAATAACTGAGGAATACAAGAGATCCGAACACCAAATATTGAGGAAGGCCGTGGATGTGGTGATGCGGTCTCCGAACAAGCTCAGCCCTAAAAAACCTATCACTAGCTCGCCTATCAAGATTGTTCCACAAATTAGACTGTAA
- the LOC134647402 gene encoding deoxynucleoside kinase-like isoform X2: MLRRYIRLLSYKVQRRYYKMSTANTKPFTVLVEGNIGSGKTTFLEHFRQFEDITLLTEPVEEWRNLRGWNLLDLMYKDPTKWAMTFQAYVSLTMLDMHRRPTATPVKLMERSLYSARYCFVEHMHRSGILHPAQFSVLDEWFRFIHTEIPIQADLIVYLKTNPVIAHERIKQRARSEEQCVPLSYLEELHTLHEDWLVNRTHAECPAPVLVIDADLDLSQITEEYKRSEHQILRKAVDVVMRSPNKLSPKKPITSSPIKIVPQIRL; the protein is encoded by the exons ATGTTAAGGCGGTATATTCGTTTGTTATCATATAAAG TTCAAAGACGCTATTACAAAATGAGTACTGCCAATACAAAACCCTTCACGGTGTTAGTGGAAGGTAATATTGGTAGTGGCAAAACGACATTTCTGGAACATTTTCGCCAGTTTGAAGATATAACGCTTTTGACCGAGCCAGTGGAGGAATGGCGCAATCTTCGAGGATGGAACCTATTG GATCTGATGTACAAAGACCCCACAAAATGGGCAATGACTTTCCAAGCCTATGTGTCCCTAACCATGTTGGACATGCACCGGAGGCCTACAGCGACCCCAGTGAAGCTCATGGAGCGGTCACTGTACAGTGCAAGGTACTGCTTTGTTGAGCACATGCACAGAAGTGGCATTCTGCACCCGGCACAGTTCTCCGTGCTGGATGAGTGGTTCAGGTTTATTCATACGGAGATCCCTATTCAAGCTGATCTAATCG TCTACCTCAAAACAAACCCAGTGATTGCCCACGAGAGGATAAAGCAGCGAGCTCGCTCCGAGGAGCAGTGTGTCCCGCTGTCATATCTAGAAGAGCTCCACACCCTGCATGAAGACTGGCTCGTCAACAGGACTCATGCTGAGTGCCCTGCCCCT GTCCTGGTAATAGATGCAGACTTAGACTTATCTCAAATAACTGAGGAATACAAGAGATCCGAACACCAAATATTGAGGAAGGCCGTGGATGTGGTGATGCGGTCTCCGAACAAGCTCAGCCCTAAAAAACCTATCACTAGCTCGCCTATCAAGATTGTTCCACAAATTAGACTGTAA